One Robbsia sp. KACC 23696 DNA segment encodes these proteins:
- a CDS encoding DUF3567 domain-containing protein has translation MQMIYNSPNYCVVEFAAEGEARLTAGGYEIVDKNLQREWYIDGILAMQFREHVQKLIEQEPSLEEVDEFLGRFDSLMLHPVILH, from the coding sequence ATGCAAATGATCTACAACAGCCCGAACTATTGCGTCGTCGAATTTGCGGCCGAAGGCGAAGCACGCCTGACCGCTGGCGGCTATGAGATCGTCGACAAAAATCTACAGCGTGAGTGGTATATCGACGGCATTCTCGCCATGCAGTTCCGCGAGCATGTCCAAAAGCTGATCGAGCAGGAGCCATCTCTGGAAGAAGTCGACGAGTTCCTGGGCCGTTTCGACAGCTTGATGCTGCACCCCGTCATCCTGCACTAG
- a CDS encoding homocysteine S-methyltransferase family protein — MSSSTTVSSPVASAPSAAIAPVRAYTRGAQLPALLAQRILILDGAMGTMIQRYKLDEAAYRGTRFADITQDVKGNNELLSLTQPQVIREIHDQYLAAGADIIETNTFGATRVAQDDYKMDALAYEMNLASAKLAREACDAASTPDKPRFVAGAIGPTPKTASISPDVNDPGARNVSFEELRQSYYEQAKALMEGGSDLFLVETIFDTLNAKAALFALDQLFEDSGERLPIMISGTVTDASGRILSGQTVEAFWNSLRHARPFTFGLNCALGATLMRPYIAELAKLCDCGVSCYPNAGLPNPMSDTGFDETPDVTSRLVKEFATSGLVNIAGGCCGTTPDHIAAIAQALSQVGPRRWPSQYQHRDEDVAA; from the coding sequence ATGTCCTCGTCCACTACGGTTTCCTCCCCCGTCGCGTCGGCCCCCTCCGCTGCCATTGCGCCCGTTCGCGCCTATACGCGGGGCGCGCAACTGCCCGCGTTACTGGCGCAGCGCATCCTAATTCTCGACGGTGCGATGGGAACGATGATCCAGCGCTATAAGCTGGACGAGGCCGCTTATCGGGGCACGCGTTTCGCCGATATCACGCAGGACGTCAAAGGCAACAACGAATTGTTGTCGCTGACGCAGCCGCAGGTGATCCGCGAAATCCACGACCAGTACCTGGCTGCCGGCGCCGACATTATCGAGACGAACACGTTCGGCGCGACGCGCGTCGCGCAGGACGACTACAAGATGGACGCGCTGGCGTATGAAATGAATCTGGCCTCGGCCAAGCTGGCGCGGGAAGCGTGCGACGCGGCGTCGACGCCGGACAAGCCGCGCTTTGTCGCCGGCGCCATCGGACCGACGCCGAAGACCGCCAGCATATCGCCGGATGTCAACGATCCGGGCGCGCGCAATGTCTCTTTCGAGGAGCTGCGGCAGTCGTATTACGAGCAGGCGAAGGCGTTGATGGAGGGCGGCTCCGATCTATTCCTGGTGGAGACCATCTTCGATACGCTAAATGCGAAGGCCGCGTTGTTCGCGCTGGACCAACTCTTCGAGGATAGCGGCGAGCGCCTGCCGATCATGATCTCGGGAACGGTGACCGACGCGTCCGGGCGCATCCTCTCCGGCCAAACGGTCGAAGCATTCTGGAATTCGCTGCGACATGCCCGTCCTTTCACGTTCGGGCTGAATTGCGCATTGGGCGCGACCTTGATGCGCCCGTATATCGCCGAACTGGCGAAGCTGTGCGATTGCGGCGTGTCCTGCTACCCGAACGCCGGCCTGCCGAATCCGATGAGCGACACGGGCTTCGACGAGACGCCGGATGTCACGTCGCGCCTCGTGAAGGAGTTCGCGACATCGGGTCTGGTGAATATCGCCGGCGGCTGCTGCGGCACGACGCCGGACCATATCGCCGCGATCGCCCAGGCCTTGAGCCAGGTGGGGCCGCGACGCTGGCCCTCGCAATACCAGCATCGCGACGAGGACGTCGCCGCCTGA
- the metH gene encoding methionine synthase — protein sequence MSDTPIARPMRLSGLEPFNIGAGALFVNVGERTNVTGSRAFARMILNEQYDEALAVARHQVENGAQVIDINMDEAMLDSKAAMVRFLNLIASEPDIARVPIMIDSSKWEVIEAGLKCVQGKPIVNSISLKEGKEAFLHHARLVRRYGAAAVVMAFDEKGQADTFARKTEICARSYQVLVEDAGFDPEDIIFDPNIFAVATGIEEHNNYAVDFIEATRWIKQNLPYAKVSGGVSNVSFSFRGNDAVREAIHTVFLYHAIAAGMDMGIVNAGQLGVYANLDPELRERVEDVVLNRREDGTERLLEIADRFKGGGAAKKEENLEWRRQPVAERLAYALVQGNTTFIVEDTEEARQQIADAGGRPIQVIEGPLMDGMNVVGDLFGAGKMFLPQVVKSARVMKQAVAHLIPFIEEEKARMAASGADVRAKGKIVIATVKGDVHDIGKNIVSVVLQCNNFEVVNMGVMVSCADILKKAKEENADIIGLSGLITPSLEEMAYVAAEMQRDDYFRDRQTPLLIGGATTSRVHTAVKIAPFYDGPVVYVPDASRSVSVASSLLSDEGAKAYIENLRTDYERVRQQHANRKATPMVTLEQARENRLKLDWSQYTPTTPSFIGRRVINNYDLSKLAEYIDWGPFFQTWDLAGPYPAILDDAVVGDAARKVMADGKAMLAKIIQNRWLTANGIVMLLPANVVHDDDIEIYTDETRTEVALTWRGLRQQSERPVVDGVRRPNRCLADFIAPKDSGKADYIGLFAVTAGLGVEAREKAFEAAHDDYSSIMLKALADRFAEAFAEHLHERVRKELWGYAAQETLSNDDLIREKYQGIRPAPGYPACPDHLVKRAMFDVMHCEDIGMSLTESLAMLPAASVSGFYLAHPESTYFSVGKIGEDQVADFAARMGLSDIDARRALAPLLP from the coding sequence ATGTCCGACACCCCGATCGCTCGCCCGATGCGCCTGTCCGGCCTCGAACCCTTCAACATCGGCGCCGGCGCGCTGTTCGTCAACGTCGGCGAACGCACCAATGTGACCGGCTCGCGCGCTTTCGCGCGGATGATCCTGAACGAGCAATACGACGAGGCGCTCGCGGTCGCGCGGCATCAGGTCGAGAACGGCGCCCAGGTCATCGACATCAATATGGACGAGGCGATGCTGGATTCGAAGGCGGCGATGGTCCGCTTTCTGAATCTGATCGCATCGGAACCCGACATCGCGCGGGTGCCGATCATGATCGACTCGTCGAAGTGGGAAGTCATCGAGGCGGGCCTGAAGTGCGTGCAGGGCAAGCCGATCGTCAACTCGATCTCCTTGAAGGAGGGCAAGGAAGCCTTCCTGCATCACGCCCGTCTGGTGCGCCGCTATGGCGCCGCCGCGGTCGTGATGGCCTTCGACGAGAAGGGCCAGGCCGACACCTTTGCGCGCAAGACCGAGATCTGCGCACGCAGTTATCAGGTGCTGGTCGAGGATGCCGGTTTCGATCCGGAAGACATCATCTTCGATCCGAACATTTTCGCGGTGGCCACGGGCATCGAGGAGCACAACAACTACGCGGTCGACTTCATCGAAGCCACGCGTTGGATCAAGCAGAATCTGCCCTACGCCAAGGTCAGCGGCGGCGTCTCGAACGTGTCGTTCTCGTTCCGCGGCAATGACGCGGTGCGTGAAGCGATCCACACGGTGTTCCTGTACCACGCGATTGCCGCGGGCATGGACATGGGCATCGTCAACGCCGGCCAGTTGGGCGTCTACGCGAATCTGGACCCGGAGTTGCGCGAGCGCGTCGAAGACGTCGTGTTGAACCGACGCGAAGACGGCACCGAGCGCCTGCTCGAAATCGCCGACCGCTTCAAGGGCGGCGGTGCCGCGAAGAAGGAAGAGAACCTGGAATGGCGCCGGCAACCGGTGGCCGAGCGGTTGGCGTACGCGCTGGTACAGGGCAACACGACCTTCATCGTCGAAGATACCGAGGAAGCGCGTCAGCAGATCGCCGACGCCGGCGGCCGTCCGATCCAGGTGATCGAAGGGCCGCTGATGGACGGCATGAATGTGGTTGGCGACCTGTTCGGCGCCGGCAAGATGTTCCTGCCGCAGGTGGTGAAGTCCGCGCGCGTGATGAAACAGGCCGTCGCGCATCTGATCCCCTTCATCGAGGAAGAAAAAGCCCGGATGGCCGCCAGCGGCGCCGACGTTCGCGCAAAGGGCAAGATCGTCATTGCGACGGTCAAGGGCGATGTACACGACATCGGCAAGAACATCGTCTCCGTCGTGCTCCAGTGCAATAACTTCGAAGTGGTCAATATGGGCGTGATGGTGTCCTGCGCCGATATCCTGAAAAAGGCCAAGGAAGAGAACGCCGATATCATCGGCCTGTCCGGCCTGATCACGCCGAGCCTGGAAGAAATGGCCTATGTGGCCGCCGAGATGCAGCGTGACGACTATTTCCGCGACCGGCAGACGCCGCTGTTGATCGGCGGCGCGACGACCTCACGCGTCCACACTGCCGTGAAGATCGCGCCTTTCTACGACGGTCCGGTGGTGTATGTACCCGATGCGTCGCGTTCGGTATCGGTCGCGTCGAGCCTGCTGTCCGACGAAGGCGCCAAGGCTTATATCGAAAACCTTCGAACCGACTACGAGCGCGTGCGCCAGCAACACGCGAACCGCAAGGCGACGCCGATGGTGACGCTGGAGCAGGCGCGCGAGAACCGGCTCAAGCTCGATTGGTCGCAGTACACGCCGACGACGCCGAGCTTCATCGGCCGTCGCGTCATCAATAACTACGACCTGTCGAAGCTCGCCGAATACATCGATTGGGGTCCCTTCTTCCAGACCTGGGATCTGGCCGGCCCCTATCCCGCGATCCTCGACGACGCCGTGGTCGGCGACGCCGCGCGCAAGGTGATGGCGGACGGCAAGGCGATGCTGGCGAAGATCATCCAGAACCGCTGGCTGACGGCCAACGGCATCGTGATGCTGCTGCCGGCGAACGTCGTACACGACGACGACATCGAAATCTATACCGACGAGACGCGCACCGAAGTGGCGCTGACCTGGCGCGGTCTGCGCCAGCAAAGCGAGCGGCCTGTCGTCGACGGCGTACGTCGCCCCAATCGCTGCCTGGCAGACTTCATCGCGCCGAAGGACAGCGGCAAGGCCGACTATATCGGCCTGTTCGCGGTGACGGCGGGATTGGGCGTTGAGGCGCGCGAGAAAGCATTCGAGGCGGCGCACGACGACTACAGCAGCATCATGTTGAAAGCCCTCGCCGACCGCTTCGCTGAAGCGTTCGCGGAGCATCTGCACGAGCGCGTACGGAAGGAGTTGTGGGGCTATGCCGCGCAGGAAACGCTGTCGAACGACGACCTGATCCGTGAGAAGTATCAAGGGATCCGTCCGGCACCCGGCTATCCGGCCTGCCCGGACCACCTGGTGAAACGCGCGATGTTCGACGTCATGCATTGCGAGGACATCGGCATGAGCCTAACGGAATCGCTGGCCATGCTGCCGGCGGCAAGCGTGTCCGGTTTCTATCTGGCCCATCCGGAGAGCACGTATTTCTCGGTGGGCAAGATCGGCGAAGATCAAGTGGCCGACTTTGCCGCGCGCATGGGCCTGTCCGATATCGACGCGCGACGCGCGTTGGCGCCGCTGCTGCCTTAA
- a CDS encoding PhaM family polyhydroxyalkanoate granule multifunctional regulatory protein, whose translation MSEQGGPEAWQKLWSMWMPSATDAPGGAMPGADAGSLWPQGAASPFPPMPAGFPDALSGAFPGAFPQSLAGAIPGLPTGFPGFPGAPGSAPGAAAAFPFGGLNAWGPMAALAAMTPGAAGMPGTAAGASTPSDPLAAVFNAPFAGLSPSLSMMSEMIAPLTQVDELDKRIADLRAVEHWLKLNLQMLQSTTQALEVQRATLATLRAFGAASAAVGEAAAKSMREGPGASGAASTSDASAEAAGEAMAASLGAGMAAVPALDPQRWWAMLNDQFQQMAAAAASVAPSDGKTTAPAGTAPAQATRTPASASEAGAASTAKRGEAAPSRSAAGRTSTTAKQPTKPVSKRAAPRPATVSKTAKGASSSTASGGRATGARASVGRKPRASTDA comes from the coding sequence ATGTCTGAACAAGGCGGACCTGAAGCGTGGCAGAAGTTGTGGTCGATGTGGATGCCCTCGGCCACCGACGCGCCAGGCGGTGCGATGCCGGGTGCCGATGCCGGCAGTCTCTGGCCACAGGGCGCGGCATCGCCTTTCCCGCCAATGCCGGCGGGTTTCCCGGACGCTTTATCCGGCGCCTTCCCCGGCGCCTTTCCGCAGTCCCTCGCCGGGGCGATACCCGGATTGCCGACGGGCTTCCCCGGATTCCCTGGCGCACCCGGTAGCGCGCCAGGCGCCGCCGCCGCCTTTCCTTTCGGCGGTCTAAACGCTTGGGGGCCGATGGCCGCGCTTGCCGCGATGACGCCGGGCGCTGCAGGCATGCCGGGGACTGCAGCGGGTGCCTCTACCCCCTCGGACCCACTGGCCGCCGTGTTCAACGCGCCGTTTGCCGGGCTGTCCCCGTCCTTGTCGATGATGTCCGAGATGATCGCGCCGCTGACGCAGGTGGACGAACTCGATAAACGCATCGCCGACCTGCGCGCGGTCGAGCATTGGCTGAAATTGAATTTGCAGATGTTGCAATCCACCACGCAAGCGCTGGAAGTGCAGCGCGCGACCCTGGCCACCTTGCGTGCCTTCGGCGCGGCGAGCGCGGCAGTCGGCGAGGCGGCGGCAAAATCGATGCGGGAGGGCCCTGGTGCCTCCGGCGCGGCGTCGACGAGCGATGCTTCAGCCGAGGCCGCTGGCGAAGCAATGGCGGCGAGCCTGGGCGCGGGCATGGCGGCGGTGCCGGCGCTCGATCCGCAGCGCTGGTGGGCTATGTTGAACGATCAGTTCCAGCAAATGGCCGCCGCGGCGGCGTCGGTCGCGCCGTCCGATGGCAAGACGACGGCGCCGGCTGGTACGGCACCGGCTCAGGCAACGCGGACGCCAGCGAGCGCTTCGGAGGCGGGCGCAGCGTCGACTGCGAAGCGAGGAGAGGCGGCACCGTCCCGCTCGGCCGCGGGCCGGACGTCCACGACGGCAAAGCAGCCGACGAAGCCGGTCTCAAAACGGGCGGCGCCGCGTCCGGCAACGGTGTCGAAGACCGCGAAGGGCGCGTCGTCGAGCACGGCCTCCGGGGGCCGTGCCACCGGCGCGCGGGCAAGCGTCGGGCGGAAGCCGCGCGCGTCGACCGACGCGTGA
- a CDS encoding DUF3108 domain-containing protein, whose protein sequence is MRDNAAMRDAPSPSIPPAGKAASRATRRDDERGAWAALHRGLRRRRRRAAMVIAAAAIAHLAVAGAVLSGFLGASHGLEPAAKAHAVVALLQTTRIARDGKHADARHSAENPAEDTEKPREREAFQPLLIAPPPPQNAAVAQSAQAPHPSSGPVRPSKHAGRAHAVNADADGAPAHGAAAAAPSDSSVAHSPRSAEDIEASAARLALAAGVTAASASAQAAPASPGSATSSAQEGARGAAAASAAATAATAGTAASRTASAPGGAPAPAGVPPGNTTPGAAQKGVRFALMPSSDLVYDTFYNGAQNQSGTLHWRTDGQHYSLLVSMPVPFIGTFSYHSEGHIDDYGIAPDTYTETRGRRGESVSRFVRDGGAPHVSFTRSPNDVPLAAGTQDRFSMIFQLASLVRADPSRYTPGVTRAFDVIDSNSAETWPIQTIGPDQTLLGNRQVATLHFMRLPRKPGDKRRIDVWLAPSMNWIPVRIMQTEPNGTQIELVFHARLSPAGSPAAGNDAASDATHDAVDDRDAATAAVSAHQDGP, encoded by the coding sequence ATGCGCGACAATGCGGCCATGCGTGACGCCCCTTCTCCTTCGATCCCCCCTGCCGGCAAGGCCGCCTCGCGCGCCACGAGGCGCGACGACGAACGTGGTGCCTGGGCCGCGTTACATCGTGGCCTGCGCCGACGACGGCGGCGGGCGGCGATGGTCATCGCGGCGGCCGCCATCGCGCATCTTGCTGTCGCGGGGGCGGTGCTTTCCGGCTTCCTCGGCGCGTCCCACGGCCTCGAACCGGCCGCGAAGGCGCACGCAGTGGTCGCCCTGCTCCAGACGACGCGAATCGCGCGCGACGGCAAACATGCGGACGCGCGCCATTCCGCAGAGAACCCTGCGGAGGACACCGAGAAACCGCGCGAGAGAGAGGCGTTTCAGCCTTTGTTGATCGCTCCCCCCCCGCCGCAAAACGCTGCTGTTGCGCAGAGCGCCCAGGCACCCCACCCGTCGAGCGGCCCGGTACGCCCGAGCAAGCATGCCGGCCGCGCCCATGCGGTGAATGCCGATGCAGACGGTGCGCCCGCGCATGGCGCCGCGGCCGCCGCTCCCTCAGACTCCAGCGTTGCCCACAGTCCGCGATCGGCGGAGGACATCGAAGCCAGCGCTGCACGACTTGCCTTGGCTGCAGGCGTCACCGCCGCGTCCGCGAGCGCCCAGGCGGCGCCTGCGTCGCCCGGAAGCGCAACGTCGAGCGCACAGGAGGGCGCGCGTGGCGCAGCGGCGGCCTCGGCGGCGGCCACTGCGGCAACAGCAGGCACGGCCGCATCGCGCACCGCCAGTGCGCCGGGAGGCGCGCCGGCCCCGGCAGGCGTACCGCCCGGCAACACCACGCCCGGTGCCGCGCAGAAAGGCGTGCGATTCGCGCTGATGCCGTCCAGCGACCTGGTCTACGACACCTTCTACAACGGCGCGCAAAACCAGAGCGGCACCCTGCACTGGCGCACCGACGGCCAACACTACTCGCTGCTCGTCTCGATGCCGGTGCCTTTTATCGGCACCTTCAGCTATCACAGCGAGGGCCATATCGACGACTACGGCATCGCCCCGGACACGTATACCGAGACACGCGGCAGGCGCGGCGAGTCGGTCTCGCGATTCGTCCGCGACGGCGGCGCACCGCATGTGTCGTTCACTCGGAGTCCGAACGACGTGCCGCTGGCTGCCGGCACGCAGGATCGATTCAGTATGATCTTTCAGCTTGCAAGCCTGGTGCGCGCCGACCCGTCACGCTACACGCCCGGCGTGACCCGGGCGTTCGATGTCATCGACAGCAACAGCGCCGAGACCTGGCCGATTCAGACGATCGGCCCCGATCAGACGCTGCTCGGCAACCGGCAGGTCGCGACGCTGCACTTCATGCGCCTGCCCCGCAAACCCGGCGACAAGCGCCGTATCGACGTCTGGCTCGCGCCCTCGATGAACTGGATTCCGGTGCGAATCATGCAAACCGAACCCAACGGCACGCAGATCGAGCTGGTTTTTCACGCGCGCCTGTCGCCCGCTGGGTCGCCCGCCGCGGGCAACGACGCGGCGTCGGACGCAACGCATGACGCCGTCGACGACCGCGATGCCGCCACGGCCGCGGTTTCGGCGCACCAGGACGGCCCCTGA
- a CDS encoding fumarylacetoacetate hydrolase, with translation MKLATLKDGTRDGQLIVVSRDLQTAAIADAIAPTLQRVLEDWHFYAPQLRTLYESLNGGRVRRSFKFDAKACMAPLPRAWRCIDATHPVKEAVGGEWFAIRRADVLGGAREDILVADDTRQLTLRSGVAALLSDVAPGAVPMEAVASVRLLTLFASFRAPASDAAAVMDAFDERPVPGAFDATAYEALAFAALAVTPDVFGDDWHHGVLRRRVDVKLNGQRLSDGGASAKDDVPGSETARLRADIGGFATVNALLARTQGISAGTIVLGAPGYAGPDTRLLSVGDRIAIDLRDDRGTTYCGPIETSLSPRGEATAD, from the coding sequence ATGAAGCTCGCCACATTGAAGGATGGCACCCGCGACGGTCAGTTGATCGTGGTGTCCCGGGATTTGCAAACCGCGGCGATCGCCGATGCAATCGCGCCAACCTTGCAGCGCGTGCTGGAGGACTGGCATTTTTACGCGCCGCAGCTGCGGACGCTGTATGAGTCGCTGAACGGCGGTCGCGTGCGCCGGTCGTTCAAATTCGATGCCAAGGCCTGCATGGCGCCGTTGCCGCGCGCTTGGCGCTGTATCGACGCCACGCATCCGGTGAAAGAGGCGGTCGGCGGCGAGTGGTTTGCCATCCGCCGTGCGGATGTATTGGGCGGTGCGCGAGAGGACATTCTGGTTGCCGACGACACGCGGCAGTTGACCTTGCGCAGCGGGGTGGCGGCGCTGTTGAGCGACGTCGCGCCGGGCGCGGTGCCGATGGAGGCCGTCGCGTCGGTACGTTTGCTCACGCTCTTCGCCTCGTTCCGCGCGCCCGCCTCGGATGCCGCGGCGGTCATGGACGCGTTCGACGAGCGACCGGTTCCGGGGGCATTCGATGCCACCGCCTACGAGGCGCTCGCATTTGCGGCGCTAGCCGTTACGCCCGATGTATTCGGCGACGATTGGCATCACGGCGTGCTGCGCCGACGCGTCGACGTCAAACTGAACGGCCAGCGGCTGAGCGACGGCGGCGCGTCCGCGAAGGACGACGTCCCGGGCAGCGAGACAGCGCGCCTGCGCGCCGACATCGGCGGTTTCGCGACGGTGAACGCCTTGCTGGCACGGACGCAGGGGATCAGCGCCGGTACGATCGTATTGGGCGCGCCAGGCTATGCCGGTCCGGATACGCGGCTGCTGTCGGTGGGCGATCGCATCGCCATCGACCTGCGCGATGACCGTGGCACGACGTATTGCGGTCCGATCGAGACCAGCCTCTCGCCCCGCGGCGAAGCGACCGCCGACTGA